The Klebsiella sp. RHBSTW-00484 genome includes a window with the following:
- a CDS encoding ABC transporter permease codes for MTIRCYNRVALLLSFLLLLLVMALPFINYAPNRLLSGEGRWLWQVWPSLAGVQVAAALLISFLCWRPGRLPLLFIFLLADLLLPLLLWGAGQAAVELARSGSPLARTSPGSGLWLALALCLLIASDAVRRLTPRTLWRWLLNAQIWLLPGLLLWLGALDGLSLLKEYFNRQDVFDDALYQHLTLLFGTLLPGLLIGLPIGIWVWRHPRWQSPVFAVLNVIQTVPSVALFGLLIAPLAGLASQFPWMAQLGVSGTGMTPALIALVLYALLPLVRGVVTGLQQVPREALESAVAMGMNSGQRFRLVQLPLALPVLLRSLRVVSVQTVGMAVVAALIGAGGFGALVFQGLLSSALDLVLLGVIPTIALAVVVDALFALWGALLKGEARD; via the coding sequence GTGACGATTCGTTGTTATAACCGCGTTGCGTTGCTGCTGTCGTTTTTACTGCTGCTGCTGGTGATGGCGCTGCCGTTTATCAATTATGCCCCTAACCGGCTATTATCCGGCGAGGGGCGCTGGCTATGGCAGGTCTGGCCGTCACTGGCGGGTGTGCAAGTGGCGGCGGCGCTGTTGATTTCTTTCCTGTGCTGGCGCCCTGGACGTCTCCCTCTACTGTTTATCTTTCTGCTGGCGGATCTGCTGCTGCCGCTTTTGCTATGGGGCGCAGGTCAGGCGGCGGTTGAACTGGCGCGTAGCGGTTCACCGTTAGCCCGAACTTCACCCGGAAGCGGTCTGTGGCTGGCGCTGGCGCTCTGTCTGCTGATCGCTAGTGACGCCGTTCGCCGCCTGACGCCGCGCACGCTTTGGCGCTGGCTGCTGAATGCGCAAATCTGGCTGCTGCCCGGACTGCTGCTGTGGCTGGGCGCACTGGACGGCCTGTCGCTACTTAAAGAGTACTTCAACCGCCAGGATGTTTTTGACGATGCGCTGTATCAGCATCTCACGCTGCTGTTTGGCACCCTGCTGCCAGGGCTGCTGATTGGGTTGCCCATTGGCATTTGGGTCTGGCGGCATCCCCGCTGGCAATCCCCGGTTTTTGCCGTTCTCAACGTGATTCAAACCGTTCCCTCGGTGGCGCTGTTCGGCCTGCTGATCGCGCCGCTTGCCGGATTAGCCAGCCAGTTCCCGTGGATGGCGCAGCTTGGTGTTTCAGGCACCGGCATGACGCCTGCTTTGATTGCGCTGGTGCTGTATGCGCTCTTGCCGCTGGTGCGCGGAGTAGTGACCGGATTGCAACAGGTGCCGCGCGAAGCGCTGGAAAGCGCCGTGGCGATGGGGATGAACAGCGGTCAGCGTTTCCGCCTGGTGCAGTTGCCGCTGGCGTTGCCCGTATTATTGCGCAGCCTGCGGGTGGTGAGTGTGCAAACCGTCGGCATGGCGGTGGTGGCGGCGTTAATTGGCGCGGGCGGCTTTGGCGCGCTGGTCTTCCAGGGATTGCTGAGCAGCGCGCTGGACCTGGTACTGTTGGGGGTGATCCCGACCATCGCGCTGGCGGTGGTGGTGGATGCGCTATTCGCGCTGTGGGGCGCATTACTGAAAGGAGAGGCCCGTGATTGA
- a CDS encoding ABC transporter ATP-binding protein — MIEFDGVNKAFAGQPAVKNLNLHLREGAFSVLIGTSGSGKSTTLKMINRLVEHDSGTIRFAGQDIRQQPVLALRRRMGYAIQSIGLFPHWTVAQNIATVPQLQKWSRQKTQARVDELMALLGLEPGLRERYPHQLSGGQQQRVGVARALAANPEVLLMDEPFGALDPVTREALQQEMIRIHRLLGRTIVLVTHDIDEALRLADHLVLMDGGEVVQQGEPLQMLLEPKNAFVQTFFGRSELGVRLLSLRGVGDYLRRDERLAGDALNVAMTLREALSQFVAHRREVLPVVDEQGQACGTLHFADLLREEARRESSA; from the coding sequence GTGATTGAGTTCGACGGCGTCAACAAAGCCTTTGCCGGACAGCCTGCGGTTAAAAACCTTAATCTGCATCTGCGTGAAGGGGCATTTTCGGTGCTGATTGGCACCTCCGGCTCGGGTAAATCGACCACGCTCAAGATGATCAATCGGCTGGTGGAGCATGATAGCGGCACGATCCGTTTCGCCGGGCAGGATATTCGCCAGCAGCCGGTTCTGGCGCTGCGCCGCAGGATGGGCTACGCCATCCAGTCTATTGGTTTGTTTCCTCACTGGACGGTGGCGCAGAACATCGCCACCGTTCCGCAGTTGCAAAAGTGGTCTCGGCAGAAAACACAGGCGCGGGTTGATGAGCTGATGGCGCTGCTGGGGCTGGAGCCTGGTCTGCGCGAGCGCTATCCACACCAGCTTTCCGGCGGTCAGCAGCAGCGCGTCGGCGTGGCGCGCGCCCTGGCGGCCAATCCGGAAGTTTTACTGATGGATGAACCTTTTGGTGCGCTCGACCCGGTGACGCGCGAAGCGCTACAGCAGGAGATGATCCGCATTCACCGCCTGCTGGGGCGAACGATTGTGCTGGTGACCCACGATATCGACGAAGCCCTGCGGTTGGCGGATCATCTGGTGCTGATGGACGGCGGCGAAGTAGTGCAGCAGGGCGAACCGTTGCAGATGCTGCTCGAGCCGAAAAATGCCTTTGTGCAGACCTTCTTTGGCCGCAGCGAACTGGGCGTGCGCCTGTTGTCGCTGCGCGGCGTCGGTGATTATCTGCGCCGGGATGAGCGCCTGGCGGGCGATGCGCTAAATGTTGCGATGACCCTGCGCGAGGCGCTGTCGCAGTTTGTTGCCCATCGCCGCGAAGTGCTGCCGGTGGTTGATGAGCAGGGGCAGGCTTGCGGGACGCTGCATTTTGCCGACCTGCTGCGCGAGGAGGCTCGGCGTGAAAGTTCTGCGTGA
- a CDS encoding ABC transporter permease, with amino-acid sequence MKVLRDPLLWLTGMFIALLLVLPYSAPLFSTLFPELPRPVYQQESFVSLTLAHFWLVALSSLAATVIGVGAGIAVTRPAGQEFRPLVETIAAMGQTFPPVAVLAIAVPVMGFGWQPALIALALYGILPVLQGTLAGLGAVPSGVVTIAQGMGMSGWQRLIKVELPLAAPVMLAGIRTSTIVNIGTATIASTVGANTLGTPIVIGLSGFNTAYVIQGALLVALAAIIVDRCFERLNRRISRHRREQ; translated from the coding sequence GTGAAAGTTCTGCGTGATCCGCTGCTGTGGCTAACGGGAATGTTTATCGCGCTGTTGCTGGTGCTGCCCTACAGCGCGCCGCTGTTCAGCACGCTGTTTCCCGAGCTGCCGCGTCCGGTCTATCAGCAGGAGAGTTTTGTTTCACTGACCCTGGCGCACTTTTGGCTGGTGGCGCTCTCCAGCCTGGCAGCGACGGTTATTGGCGTCGGGGCCGGGATTGCGGTGACGCGTCCGGCGGGCCAGGAGTTTCGCCCGCTGGTGGAGACGATTGCTGCGATGGGGCAAACATTTCCGCCGGTGGCGGTGCTGGCGATTGCGGTGCCGGTGATGGGATTTGGCTGGCAGCCCGCGCTGATTGCGCTGGCGCTATACGGCATATTGCCGGTTTTGCAGGGGACGCTGGCCGGGCTTGGGGCGGTGCCATCTGGGGTAGTAACGATCGCCCAGGGGATGGGGATGAGCGGCTGGCAGAGGTTGATAAAAGTGGAGCTGCCGCTGGCGGCGCCGGTGATGTTGGCCGGTATCCGCACGTCGACCATCGTCAATATTGGTACGGCAACCATCGCCTCAACGGTGGGAGCGAACACGCTCGGCACGCCGATTGTTATCGGTCTGAGCGGGTTTAATACCGCTTATGTCATTCAGGGGGCGCTGCTGGTGGCGCTGGCGGCGATTATCGTCGACCGCTGTTTTGAACGGCTGAACCGACGAATCAGCCGACACCGCCGCGAACAATAA
- a CDS encoding protein YohO, translating into MKPAKIAVITLFLFMAISGIGGVMLAGYSFIVRGGVG; encoded by the coding sequence ATGAAGCCAGCGAAAATTGCGGTTATTACCCTATTCTTATTTATGGCGATCAGTGGGATCGGCGGCGTGATGCTGGCCGGTTACTCGTTTATTGTTCGCGGCGGTGTCGGCTGA
- a CDS encoding MerR family transcriptional regulator has protein sequence MALYTIGEVAQLCDINPVTLRAWQRRYGLLKPQRTDGGHRLFNEFEIDRIREIKRWIDSGVQVGKVKTLLMDNEQEIADGWREQQEILLGFLQNGSYHRLRLWLKERSRSESAHILIKHLINPLRQRLLSPQPTLLALRGILDGILINHVARSLSSAAKQPGSHALVIGWNINDLTRLWLEGWIACEQGWQVDILAHSLTQIRPELFPDSTLMVWCGNVPASAQQEQMRLWEQQGQVIWLNNSAAS, from the coding sequence ATGGCGCTTTATACAATTGGTGAGGTCGCGCAGCTTTGTGACATCAATCCCGTGACTTTACGCGCCTGGCAACGGCGCTACGGATTACTCAAACCCCAGCGTACCGACGGCGGGCACCGATTATTTAATGAGTTCGAGATAGACCGCATTCGTGAGATTAAGCGCTGGATTGATTCTGGCGTGCAGGTGGGGAAAGTCAAAACGCTGTTGATGGATAACGAGCAGGAGATCGCCGATGGTTGGCGCGAGCAGCAGGAGATCCTGCTAGGGTTTCTACAAAATGGTAGCTATCACCGTTTGCGCCTGTGGCTTAAAGAGCGCAGCCGCAGCGAATCTGCACACATCCTGATCAAGCACCTGATTAATCCCCTACGCCAGCGCCTGTTGAGCCCGCAACCAACGCTGCTGGCGCTACGAGGTATTCTTGACGGCATTCTTATCAATCATGTCGCCCGAAGCCTGTCATCTGCTGCCAAACAGCCGGGTAGCCATGCGCTGGTGATTGGCTGGAATATTAACGATCTTACCCGGCTTTGGCTGGAAGGCTGGATAGCCTGCGAGCAGGGCTGGCAGGTTGATATCCTCGCTCATTCGTTGACCCAGATTCGCCCGGAGCTTTTCCCCGACAGCACGTTGATGGTCTGGTGTGGTAATGTTCCCGCCAGCGCTCAGCAAGAGCAAATGCGTCTTTGGGAGCAGCAGGGCCAGGTTATCTGGCTCAATAACTCTGCAGCATCATAG
- a CDS encoding sensor histidine kinase — MYEFDLVLLLLQQMCVFLVIAWLMSKTRLFIPLMQVTVRLPHKLLCYVTFSIFCILGTYFGLHIEDSIANTRAIGAVMGGLLGGPVVGGLVGLTGGLHRYSMGGMTALSCMVSTIVEGLLGGLVHSILVKRGRPDKVFSPLTAGAITFVAEMVQMLIILLIARPFQDALHLVQSIAAPMMVTNTVGAALFMRILLDKRAMFEKYTSAFSATALKVAASTEGILRQGFNEENSMKVAQVLIQELDIGAVAITDRDKLLAFTGIGDDHHLPGKPISSLYTQKAIDTGEVVYADGNEVPYRCSIHPNCKLGSTLVIPLRGENQRIIGTIKLYEAKNRLFSSINRTLGEGIAQLLSAQILAGQYERQKALLTQSEIKLLHAQVNPHFLFNALNTLKAVIRRDSDQAGQLVQYLSTFFRKNLKRPAEIVTLADEIEHVNAYLQIEKARFQANLQIQMLVPEALAQHHLPAFTLQPIVENAIKHGTSQHLGVGEITIRASQYERWLQLDIEDNAGLYQDKPSASGLGMNLVDRRLRARFGSDCGITVTCEPECFTRVTLRLPLEGNAC, encoded by the coding sequence ATGTACGAGTTTGATCTGGTGTTGCTGCTGCTTCAGCAGATGTGCGTGTTTCTGGTCATTGCCTGGTTGATGAGCAAAACGCGACTGTTCATCCCCTTAATGCAGGTCACCGTCCGCCTGCCGCACAAACTGTTGTGCTACGTTACCTTCTCCATTTTCTGCATTCTGGGCACCTATTTCGGCCTGCATATCGAAGACTCGATCGCCAATACGCGCGCCATCGGTGCGGTGATGGGCGGCCTGCTCGGAGGCCCGGTTGTCGGCGGGCTGGTCGGGCTGACCGGTGGGCTGCATCGCTACTCGATGGGCGGCATGACGGCATTAAGCTGTATGGTGTCCACCATTGTTGAAGGGCTACTTGGCGGCCTGGTACACAGCATTCTGGTGAAACGCGGGCGGCCGGATAAAGTCTTCAGCCCGCTGACCGCTGGTGCTATCACCTTCGTTGCCGAAATGGTGCAGATGCTGATTATCCTGCTGATCGCCCGTCCGTTTCAGGATGCCCTGCATCTGGTGCAGAGCATTGCCGCGCCGATGATGGTCACCAATACCGTCGGCGCGGCGCTGTTTATGCGCATTTTGCTGGATAAGCGGGCGATGTTTGAGAAATACACCTCGGCGTTCTCGGCTACGGCGCTGAAGGTTGCCGCCTCAACGGAAGGGATACTGCGCCAGGGGTTTAACGAAGAGAACAGCATGAAGGTGGCGCAGGTGCTTATTCAGGAGCTGGATATCGGCGCGGTGGCCATCACCGATCGCGACAAGCTGCTGGCGTTTACCGGGATCGGCGACGATCACCATCTGCCCGGCAAACCGATCTCTTCCCTGTATACCCAGAAGGCGATTGATACCGGCGAAGTGGTCTATGCCGATGGCAATGAAGTGCCTTATCGCTGCTCGATTCATCCCAACTGTAAGCTGGGATCCACACTGGTTATTCCACTGCGCGGTGAGAATCAGCGGATCATCGGCACCATTAAGCTGTATGAAGCGAAAAACCGGCTGTTTAGCTCTATCAACCGCACGCTGGGGGAGGGGATTGCGCAGCTGCTGTCAGCGCAGATTCTGGCCGGTCAGTATGAGCGGCAAAAGGCGCTGCTGACCCAATCGGAGATTAAGCTGCTGCACGCTCAGGTGAACCCGCACTTCCTGTTTAACGCGCTGAATACGCTAAAGGCGGTGATTCGCCGCGACAGCGACCAGGCCGGACAACTGGTGCAATATCTGTCGACCTTTTTTCGCAAAAACCTGAAACGGCCAGCGGAAATCGTCACCCTGGCGGATGAAATCGAACATGTGAACGCCTATTTGCAGATTGAGAAAGCCCGCTTTCAGGCCAATTTACAGATTCAAATGCTGGTGCCCGAGGCGCTGGCGCAGCATCATCTTCCGGCTTTTACCCTGCAACCGATAGTCGAAAATGCGATTAAACACGGCACTTCGCAGCACCTTGGCGTCGGCGAAATCACCATTCGCGCGAGCCAATATGAGCGCTGGCTGCAGCTGGATATTGAAGATAACGCCGGGCTTTACCAGGATAAACCCAGCGCCAGCGGGCTGGGAATGAACCTGGTTGACCGACGACTGCGGGCGCGCTTCGGTTCCGATTGCGGAATAACCGTCACCTGCGAACCGGAGTGTTTTACCCGCGTTACGCTGCGACTGCCTCTGGAGGGGAACGCATGTTAA
- the btsR gene encoding two-component system response regulator BtsR produces MLKVLIVDDEPLARENLRILLETQPDIEIVGECGNAVEAIGAVHKLRPDVLFLDIQMPRISGLEMVGMLDPEHRPYIVFLTAFDEYAVKAFEEHAFDYLLKPIESTRLEKTLARLRHERSLQDMTVLDDTQQALKYIPCTGHSRIWLLQMEDVAFVSSRMSGIYVTDSEGKEGFTELTLRTLENRTPLLRCHRQYLVNMAHLKEIRLEENGQAELLMRAGQTVPVSRRYLKSLKEAIGL; encoded by the coding sequence ATGTTAAAAGTTTTAATTGTCGACGACGAGCCGCTGGCGCGTGAAAATCTGCGTATCTTGCTGGAGACCCAGCCTGATATTGAGATCGTCGGCGAGTGCGGGAATGCCGTAGAGGCAATTGGCGCGGTACATAAACTGCGCCCGGACGTGCTGTTTTTGGATATTCAGATGCCGCGGATCAGCGGCCTCGAAATGGTCGGCATGCTCGACCCGGAACATCGGCCTTATATCGTCTTCCTTACTGCTTTTGATGAGTACGCGGTGAAAGCGTTCGAAGAGCATGCGTTTGATTATTTGCTCAAGCCGATTGAGTCCACGAGGCTTGAGAAAACGCTGGCCCGCCTGCGCCATGAGCGCAGCCTGCAGGATATGACCGTCCTCGACGATACCCAGCAGGCGCTAAAATATATCCCCTGCACCGGCCACAGCCGGATCTGGTTATTACAAATGGAAGACGTGGCGTTTGTCAGCAGCCGAATGAGCGGTATTTACGTCACCGATAGCGAAGGTAAAGAGGGATTTACCGAGTTGACTCTGCGCACGCTGGAGAACCGAACGCCGCTGCTGCGCTGTCATCGTCAGTATCTGGTCAATATGGCCCACCTTAAGGAGATCCGCCTGGAGGAGAACGGGCAGGCGGAACTGCTGATGCGCGCCGGGCAAACGGTGCCGGTCAGCCGCCGCTATCTGAAAAGCCTGAAAGAGGCGATTGGGCTGTAA
- a CDS encoding DUF1456 family protein has protein sequence MVSNDILRSLRYILKTNNNGLVRIFTLADAPVSAEQLVPWLKKEDEEGFARCPDIVLANFLNGLIYDKRGKDESAPPLAVERRVNNNIVLKKLRIAFSLKTDDILAILTQQKFRVSMPEITAMMRAPDHKNYRECGDQFLRYFLRGLTERAHAKS, from the coding sequence ATGGTAAGCAACGATATTCTACGTAGCCTGCGCTACATCCTGAAAACCAACAATAACGGCCTGGTGCGCATTTTTACTCTGGCAGATGCGCCGGTGAGTGCAGAGCAACTGGTACCGTGGCTGAAAAAAGAAGACGAAGAAGGGTTTGCGCGCTGCCCGGACATCGTGCTGGCGAACTTCCTCAACGGCCTGATTTACGACAAACGCGGTAAAGATGAATCAGCGCCGCCGCTGGCGGTTGAGCGTCGGGTGAATAACAACATCGTGCTGAAAAAATTGCGTATCGCCTTCTCCCTGAAGACCGATGATATTCTCGCTATTCTCACCCAGCAGAAATTCCGCGTTTCAATGCCGGAGATCACCGCCATGATGCGCGCGCCGGACCATAAAAACTACCGCGAATGCGGTGACCAGTTCCTGCGCTACTTCCTGCGCGGCCTCACCGAACGCGCGCACGCGAAATCCTGA
- a CDS encoding YehR family lipoprotein — protein sequence MQFNRKIVTILSATVLLAALVGCDNKKDEVKAFSNTMNGVELTFTYHYKGDIVTRQDADNTIPYKSLGVTNEEQARKIIDPIGAAYGSIKGVTHKVDYKESYAQEHLSIDFNQVKISDLCKLPGASFTDCEQKFISLSESEKMLTSQGFKEVK from the coding sequence ATGCAATTCAACCGTAAGATCGTCACTATCCTGAGCGCAACCGTGTTGCTGGCGGCGCTGGTCGGCTGCGATAACAAAAAAGACGAGGTTAAAGCCTTTAGCAACACCATGAACGGCGTTGAGCTGACGTTCACCTATCACTACAAAGGGGACATCGTGACGCGTCAGGATGCGGACAACACCATTCCTTATAAATCACTCGGAGTGACTAACGAAGAGCAGGCGCGCAAGATTATCGACCCCATCGGCGCGGCTTACGGCAGCATTAAAGGCGTCACGCACAAGGTGGACTATAAGGAGAGCTACGCACAGGAGCATCTCTCCATCGACTTTAATCAGGTCAAAATCAGCGACCTGTGCAAACTGCCGGGTGCTAGTTTTACCGATTGCGAGCAAAAGTTTATTTCGCTTAGCGAGTCGGAAAAAATGCTGACGTCGCAGGGATTTAAAGAGGTGAAATAA
- a CDS encoding SWIM zinc finger family protein: protein MIPLRPELLELTQQALMALSNAGFVKRSIKELDSGNIPELEQDDAGTLTALFNDGVRTRLAKDQALKESSCTCGASGMCRHRVMLVLSYQRANVSDDVPEEAAENTERWHPGLWQEELATLPDAVRKRAQQLADKGLAVELFCLPGEMPSAKLPMSDVRFYSRSSIRFARCDCVEGSLCEHVALAVQAFTDAEAQQPGFTHLVWQTRSHKVAASGGPFDTPEGEACRHSLQQLSHLLWQGGISQPPINLDAAFTRAQRAAQAANWRWVVGALDEVRQSVDAFQQRASYYHPAQLLAQLAGLNARLESAGHMAQLAVPPLPWRTIVGLGVAGEAQLDHVRLISLGMRSWQDNRQYGLRIWFSDPDTGSILHLSRSWPLAERVQSPAWLRRLFTFQAGALAGGQIISQSARRNANGELLLGTRHRLSSNVPLSPDAWLMLNAPLRQPGVAALREYLHQRAPACVRPLNQVDNLFILPIEACLAVGWDAARQTLDAQVISGEGQDNLLHLSLPASASAPYAVERMAVLLGQEDDPVVMVSGMVTFSHGQLTLEPLVMMTRSRAWALDAEPHPAGPLPAADLSPAVSQTGLLLQRCQEVLIQVLHNGLRYQQQNLFREASTLADELTEQGFNQLARLLRQLHENKSATPDNTLNTLSLLYLQLQMAQY, encoded by the coding sequence ATGATCCCTTTACGCCCTGAATTACTCGAGCTTACGCAGCAGGCGCTGATGGCGCTGAGCAATGCCGGGTTCGTTAAACGCAGTATCAAAGAGCTGGATAGCGGTAATATCCCCGAGCTGGAGCAGGATGATGCTGGTACGCTCACCGCTCTGTTTAACGATGGAGTCCGCACCCGGCTGGCAAAGGACCAGGCGCTGAAAGAGTCCAGTTGTACCTGCGGTGCCAGCGGCATGTGCCGCCATCGCGTGATGCTGGTGCTGAGCTATCAGCGCGCCAATGTCAGCGACGACGTACCCGAAGAGGCGGCGGAAAATACCGAGCGCTGGCATCCTGGATTGTGGCAGGAAGAGCTGGCGACCCTACCCGACGCCGTCCGTAAGCGGGCGCAGCAGTTAGCGGATAAAGGGTTAGCTGTGGAACTGTTCTGTTTACCTGGCGAAATGCCTTCGGCAAAGCTGCCGATGAGCGATGTGCGTTTTTACTCCCGCAGCAGCATCCGCTTTGCCCGCTGCGATTGTGTGGAAGGGTCGCTATGCGAACATGTGGCGCTGGCGGTACAGGCGTTTACCGACGCCGAAGCCCAGCAGCCCGGCTTTACTCATCTGGTCTGGCAAACCCGCAGCCACAAGGTGGCCGCCAGCGGGGGTCCGTTTGATACCCCGGAGGGCGAAGCCTGTCGGCATAGCCTCCAGCAGCTAAGCCACCTTCTGTGGCAAGGCGGTATCAGCCAGCCGCCGATCAATCTTGACGCCGCGTTTACCCGCGCACAGCGTGCGGCGCAAGCGGCCAACTGGCGCTGGGTCGTCGGAGCGCTTGACGAGGTTCGCCAGAGCGTCGATGCGTTCCAGCAGCGTGCCAGCTATTATCACCCCGCGCAGCTACTCGCTCAGCTCGCCGGTCTTAACGCCCGCCTTGAGAGCGCCGGGCACATGGCGCAACTTGCCGTTCCGCCTCTGCCGTGGCGCACCATCGTCGGTCTGGGCGTTGCCGGTGAGGCTCAGCTCGACCACGTGCGGCTTATCTCTTTAGGCATGCGCAGCTGGCAGGATAATCGCCAGTATGGTTTACGCATCTGGTTTAGCGATCCTGACACCGGCAGCATCCTGCATTTATCGCGCAGTTGGCCGCTGGCTGAACGGGTGCAAAGCCCGGCATGGCTGCGTCGCCTGTTTACTTTTCAGGCCGGGGCGCTGGCGGGCGGGCAAATCATTTCCCAATCGGCGCGCCGTAACGCCAACGGCGAACTGCTGCTGGGCACGCGCCACCGCCTGAGCAGCAACGTTCCTCTCAGCCCGGATGCCTGGCTTATGCTCAATGCGCCACTGCGCCAGCCGGGCGTGGCGGCGCTGCGCGAATATCTGCACCAGCGCGCCCCGGCCTGCGTACGTCCGCTCAACCAGGTGGATAATTTATTTATTTTGCCGATTGAGGCGTGCCTTGCCGTGGGCTGGGATGCGGCGCGGCAAACGCTGGATGCGCAGGTTATCAGCGGCGAGGGGCAAGATAATCTTCTGCATCTGTCGCTCCCCGCTTCCGCCAGCGCGCCTTATGCCGTAGAGCGAATGGCGGTGCTGCTGGGGCAAGAAGACGATCCGGTGGTGATGGTTTCCGGGATGGTCACGTTTAGTCATGGACAGCTCACCCTGGAACCGCTGGTGATGATGACCCGCTCGCGGGCATGGGCGCTGGATGCCGAACCACACCCCGCAGGGCCGTTGCCCGCCGCCGATTTATCCCCGGCGGTATCTCAGACGGGATTGCTTTTACAGCGTTGCCAGGAGGTGTTAATCCAGGTCCTGCATAATGGTCTACGCTACCAACAACAGAACCTTTTTCGCGAAGCGAGTACGCTGGCCGATGAACTGACGGAGCAAGGCTTTAACCAGCTGGCTCGTTTGCTGCGCCAGCTGCATGAGAATAAATCAGCCACACCAGACAACACATTGAATACGTTATCTTTACTCTATCTACAGCTGCAAATGGCACAATATTAA
- a CDS encoding vWA domain-containing protein, whose amino-acid sequence MHTLSDLLTTRELQRWRLILGEAAENSLGGLDERACQMDQALEWLYGRDPERLQRGERQGGLQDSNLTTPEWINAIHTLFPQPVIERLESDAVLRYGIDEVVTNLEVLERIEPSESLLRAVLHTKHLMNPDVLNAARKLVRQVVEQIMARLAKEVRQAFSGARDRQRPSRIPLARNFDFKNTLRANLKHWDPQRGKLYIESPKFISRIKRHSEKWQLVLLVDQSGSMVDSVIHSAVMAACLWQLPGIRTHLVAFDTSVVDLTADVADPVELLMKVQLGGGTNIAQAVEYARQLIEQPQKSVIVLVSDFFEGGATSLLIRQVKQSVQSGIKVLGLAALDNTASPCYDHEMAQSLVNVGAQIAAMTPGELAAWLAENLQS is encoded by the coding sequence ATGCATACACTATCCGATCTTCTGACCACCCGTGAACTCCAGCGCTGGCGGCTGATTTTAGGCGAAGCCGCCGAGAACAGCCTTGGCGGGCTTGATGAACGCGCCTGCCAAATGGACCAGGCGCTGGAGTGGCTATATGGCCGCGATCCTGAACGCCTACAGCGCGGCGAACGCCAGGGCGGGCTGCAGGACTCGAACCTGACAACACCTGAGTGGATCAACGCCATCCATACGCTTTTTCCGCAGCCGGTCATCGAACGACTCGAGAGTGATGCGGTGCTGCGCTATGGCATTGATGAAGTGGTAACTAATCTGGAGGTGCTGGAACGCATCGAGCCTTCCGAAAGCCTGCTGCGTGCGGTGTTGCATACCAAACATTTGATGAACCCGGATGTACTGAACGCCGCCCGCAAGCTGGTGCGCCAGGTGGTCGAGCAAATCATGGCCCGGCTGGCAAAAGAGGTTCGCCAGGCCTTTTCCGGCGCGCGCGACCGTCAGCGTCCCTCGCGCATCCCGCTGGCGCGCAATTTCGACTTCAAAAACACTCTGCGCGCTAACCTGAAGCACTGGGACCCGCAGCGCGGCAAGTTGTACATTGAATCACCGAAGTTTATCAGCCGCATTAAGCGCCATAGCGAGAAATGGCAGCTGGTTTTGCTGGTCGATCAGAGCGGTTCGATGGTGGATTCCGTTATCCATTCCGCCGTTATGGCGGCCTGTTTATGGCAACTGCCGGGTATCCGCACTCACCTGGTGGCATTTGATACCAGCGTGGTCGATCTCACCGCCGACGTCGCCGACCCGGTGGAGCTGCTGATGAAAGTTCAGCTTGGCGGCGGCACCAATATCGCCCAGGCGGTGGAGTATGCCCGGCAGCTCATTGAACAGCCGCAAAAAAGCGTCATCGTGCTGGTGAGCGATTTTTTTGAAGGCGGTGCGACATCCCTGTTGATTCGCCAGGTGAAGCAAAGCGTGCAAAGCGGTATCAAAGTCCTCGGGCTGGCAGCCCTAGACAATACGGCATCGCCCTGTTATGACCACGAGATGGCTCAGTCTCTGGTGAATGTTGGGGCGCAAATCGCCGCGATGACCCCCGGTGAACTGGCTGCCTGGCTGGCGGAGAATTTGCAATCATGA